TGGCAGCGTGATTTTCTCTTCCTCCCAGATTTAATATATTTGCAGTACCATGGTTGCTGATCCAAAGACGCATCATACATGATGTGATCTATGCAGTCTTCCATTTCATGAGCTACATGGCGCAATTCATCAACTGTTAAACGCAGTATGTGATCATCATGTCCCAAGAGCTGCCCATCAATGGCACTAGTGATCATGGGAAGCTCTCTCATCAGGAAAGTAACATCTCCTTCAAAGCCCTTGTACAGATTGTATTTCTCCTCCACAAGACAGAACAATCTAGACAAAAGATTGTCTATAAATGCACTCAACAGGCGGGGGTCCTCCATGGATCCCCTGTTCAGTTCTGATGGTTCCTAGTGAGCAGGTGAAAAGCTCCTTTCGCTACTGTGACAGTAAGTAGCATTTGTTAGCTTAATCTAATAAAGGTTCCACGTTTTGTATTGCATACATATATGTAGTCATATGTAAAATAGTTCCATTGTAGCTGAAGAGTCCACTACACAAAATAGTGCTGTCAGCTACTTTGTTAACCAAACTGTTGGAATACTTGTATATGACGTACATACTCTCTCCTAAGCCATGGCATCAATGAGTAATGGACCAGCCATTGCTGATTCAGCCATTCCAACTCTAGACTCTCTTGAATTGATTTCCTTCCGTTTTGAACATTTTTTTTACTTGTGAGACAATTTTGTACCTCATGTTCTAGGCGTGAGAAATAAATGTTCCACAAGTAAAAGAACATTCCATCATTATAAAAAATGATACATTAGGGTTTACAGGGTCAGAGGGGGTGGATGGAAGGATAGCTGATCCACATCCAGGTGAAACATAACAGGAAACTCTGTAGTCGAACTATGATTTCTTTGGAACTTGATGtatgttggaacttggaagTAAGATATGTACTATCAAGAGATATTAGAAGATCTTTAAAAATTGATGGTGAACTGAATCATGTGAAATACATGCAAGCCAAATGGAAGGGGCAGTGATTTATTTACTGGATTCAAATGCTTGAACAAAACCAAAAATTCCAAGCGAACCTATATATAAACACCCATCAGAAAATCATGTGGTTGGAGATATAGATCTAGACGTACAGCACATGCATAGGACTTCAGACTCAGAATTGGAGAAAGAAACTGCAGCTTACGAAGATTATGAGCTCGGAATCATACATGTGGAGAAAGAAGCCAGCTTATGAAGGAATTCACCCAGAGTCGGCTAAGCGATTTCCAGCCAATTAAGCTTCACCGATTGCAACTAGCAAACTGCTGCAATTACGCGCCTGAGAGTTGCTATGCAGATGAAGCTCTCTGGTGAGGCCGTGAGGGAAGGCAGTAGGGCGACCTTGACAGGGATGGTGAGGATGGTGAGAGATGCACTCATTTGTCGTGGTACAGAGAACCAGCTTGATATTCCTGCTTGCTAAACCTTACATGTAAGATTTATATTTAAGATGTGGCTAACAATTTATTTATCCTATATAATAGGTGGAACTAAATGCGGCAATTGTAAAAGAAAACTAAACTCTTGTCACGAAAACTAAACTTGTCTAAAAAGGTTAGGTGTGGCATGGTTGTCAAAAAAGTTAGGCGTATCACAATGTTTGACAAGGGAACATAACCAAAGCCTATTGGTGAGACTCTTTCATTCTCTTCTACctttcatctttcttttctttattttttgggGTCAAGTCTTGCATCTTTGTCTTCTTGTTCCATAAAGATCCTGCCATTATTGTTTGGTAGCCTTGAAATATCTACATTGTCTACACCGACTACAAGTTCACTAGTGGTCCACTAGTTCTTTTCAGACCGGCTTGTCTCTCATTTGAGCGAATATTCCAGGCAATGTCCATGTCATCCAACGTGTCCCTCCAACCACATATTTTATAGGCTTGTTTGATGGTCTGAAGTGATTCTCTATGTCTGATAAAAGAATTTGGATAAGCTAGTTTTCAGCTTCAAATATCTTAGTTCATTTAAAAACGAGATTGATTTCTTGCAAACAGTCGTTTATCCTGGACTAATCTCTATGACCTGCTCTGGAAGCTCACTGCTCTTCCTGTAGATAATCTGATTAATAAAATAACACATCAATATTATTGCCACCACAACAAAAGGAGTTAATAATGGAATGGATACTATAAGTTTGTATTATTAAACTCTACCTGTATGACATCAATATTACCACTGCAACAAAAGAAGTAAAAGGGACTTCTATTATACAATAATTTGTATATGGTACTGGGGACGACCAACTTCTCATGGACTCATGGTTGCCCTTGTCTGGCAGCAACAATGCACTCCATATTTTGTAGTGAACAGAGGAGTTCCTGTGATATTGCTTTTTTAACTCGCCCACAGGTTAGCAGCACCACAGTTGTTGAAGGCTGAAGAAACCATTCCTCTCTTTCCCTGTTTTCCTTCCCCCCTCAGATTTGCATCTGCGGTGCCAGTCAGAGACTACATGGCGTGGAGTGGGTAGCTACGCCTCCTCTCAAAGCTTTGGTTTCTTCCAATAAGAGATGGAGGTTCAGATGTCCAGTTCTTCGCTGGGCGCCATGGGCTCCCTTCTTGGGAAGCTCTGTTCATTGCTGGTCTCTCCAGAGGATCAGCTGCCAGAGCCACTGCAGCTTCAGAAGGACAAGCTCAAGCTCCTCAAGCAAGATCTCGAAGAAATAAACAAGTTCCTTGTGAATCTGTCATGGATGGAGGCTCCCAACATGATGGTGAGGCACTGGATGAACGAGGTGCGGGATCTGTCGTATGATATTGAGGATTATATTGACAAGATGCATTCCGACCCCAATACTGATGAAGTGTCCAGCTCCGGGGTCGATGAATTAAGTAGTCTTGTGAACAAGGCCAAGGACGCCCACGAACGACACAACAGGTATGATCTTGGTCGTTGGGCATCGGATCCTAGAGTTGTGGTCGATGGGCAAGGCTGGATTCCAAGGCTCAACGGGGAGGCCACAGAACTTGTTGGTATTGGTGATTCCAAGGCCCAACTTATCAAGCAGCTTAACATCGATGTCGAGCAGAGGATAGTGGTATCCATATATGGACCTGTGGGTGTTGGTAAGACTACTCTTGCCAAAGAAGTTTACCGTCAAATTGGAGGGCAGTTCCAGTGTCGAGCTTTTGTTCGAGCCTCAAAGATGCCTGATACCAGGAGGCTTCTCCGGAGCATGATTTTCCAAGTCCAGCGCCATCAACGACCCCCTCAAGGTCTCACTGTGCAAGATCTCATTGACCACCTAAGAAAACTTCTCCAACAGAAGAGGTATAGTATGCGTAAGCGGTGCTCCTTTCTATTTCAGAAGCAGGTAGCATGACTAGTTTTCCGTTTTGAGCATTTATATGATGCAATGGCTAAGGGTTCATGAAAATTGACATGACAAAATTCAGAAAATTAAATCTAAATATAGTAGTTGCGTTACATATGTAAAGAATTTCCTGTTCAGATTTCTGTTTGAGCGGTAGTTAATTTCCTTCTCGGATTCGGATCGGGTACGGATAGTATCAAATTGGTCGGATAAGATATAAATGGATATTGACATCATAAAAAACTGAGCTAAGTATTCGGATTCGGTTATGGTGTCGGATACTGAATATCCAGACTCGGATACGGTCAGATATTAACCCCTCTAAACGAATCCGAACTCAAATACCGATGGATATTATCAGTACCATTTACACCCCCTGATGAGCAGCAAAATTGAGAAAATCTGGCAACTAATAAATTGCAAGAAAGATGGAGATAATAAAGACAAGTTGATGAGGGACTTACCATTTCTGTTTCTGCTAACAcaagttgattttttttctgcaaCAAACTTTAAAACCGTGATAAAAGTCGATACCTATGTTTCGTACCTTACTAATTCAAAAGCATGCAAAGTTTGTTAGGTCAAACAAGAGTACAGCCATCAGAGAAACAGTGAAGCCAATGATACAAAGCAAATGCTTCCTATTTTCAATTTTAATCCACTGCTTGCAGGTTTCTGTAATTTCTATATATTGCAGCTAGCCTGGCACTGACATATTCCTAACATTTGAAATAATTTTGCAGGTATCTCATTGTAATCGATGGTTTGTGGGAAACAACATCATGGGATATTGTTAGCAGTGCTTTCCCAGAGGACACACATTGTAGCAGAGTACTAGTAACAACAGATATTCAGGATGTAGCTCTAGAGTGCTGTGATTATCAATCTGATGGTATATTCACGATGGAGCCGCTAAGCAGAAATGACACAAGAGAATTGCTCTTCAACAGAGCCTTCGGCTCCAATCATGAATGCTCTGAACAACTTAAGGAAGTTTCAGaagaaattataaaaaaatgtcGCGGTTTCTCACTAGCAACACTTTGCATAGCTCGAGTTTTAGCAAGCAAACCGGACAACTCAGAGCTCTGGCACCATATCAAGGAATCCTTATCTTGCGATATAAGAAATAATCTTACTTCAGAAGACATGCTGAGAGGAATAATACACCTGAGCTACAATAGCCTTCCACATCATTTGAAGACATGCCTACTATATTTTCATATGTTTCCTGAGGGGTACATGTTCTTAAAGACTGATTTGTTGAAGCAATGGACTGCAGAAGGTTTTATCAGTGCAGCAGATGGAAAAGCTACCAGCAAAATTGCAGAGTCTTATTTCGACGAGCTTGTCTACAGGGGATTCATTCAGCCAAACCGTATCAATTTCTCAGATGAGGTGATGTTCTACACAGTGCACTCTACTATCTTTGAAGTTATCAGATGCGAGTCCATGGAAGGGAATTTCATCACTGTGATAGACTACTCTGAAATCTCTACAAAGCTTTCTGCAAAGGTTCGTCGACTGTCTATCAGATTCAGTAATGCCAAATATGCAACAAAACCAGAAGGCATCACACTGGCCCCAGTGCGATCTTTATTCTTTTATGGACTTGTTGAGTGTCTGCCATCCATTACAGAGTTTGAGTCACTTAGAGTTCTAAACCTTGAAGTTTGGGGTGCTCATGGAGATGAGTTGGACCTGAGTGGCATTGACAGATTGTTTCAGCTGAGGTACTTGTGGGTTTCAACTAATGTCACTGTAAAGCTACCGACCATGATGAAAGCACTACAATATTTGGAAACACTGGAAATCTATGCAAAAGTAACTACTGTTCCAACAGATATTGTAAACCTCGCAACGTTGCAGCACCTCTGTCTTTATGGTGACATAAATTTGCCCGATGGTATTGCGTACTTGAGATCTCTACGTACACTTCAGTCCTTTGACCTTAGCAGTAATTCTGAGGACAATGTAAGAAGCCTTGGCGAGTTGAAAAACCTGCATCAGCTTCATCTCACCTGTTCTGGAGCCCCATCTGACCGTCTGAAGAGAAAATTGATGGCTTTGGTTTCTTCGCTCGGAAAACTTGGCAACCTAAATTCTCTTGTTCTAGCTCCTGGTGCTTCATGCACGAGCATTTACTCAGATTGCTCGAACAGTGTGTCTTGTGTGCCCGTTTCTCTTCAGATACTTGAGATGTTGCCGCCCATTTGCATCTTTTCAAGACTTCCCGAATGGTTTGGGCAACTCCGTAACCTGCGCATTTTGAAAGTTCTTGTTGCTGATCTGCTGGGTGATGATATTGACGTCATCATCGGATTACAGGAACTCACTAATCTCTCGTTATATGTCAGGAAACCAACTAGAGAAAGCATTGTCTTCAAATCTGCCACATTCCCAGTTCTCAAGTATTTCAAATTTAGGTGTGGCGTTCTGCACCTTGCCTTTCAGGCAAAAGCAATGCCAAATCTTCAGAAGCTCAAGCTAGAATTTAATGCCCACAGGGGAGATCAGTATAGTGGTATGCTTGCTGGCATTGAGCACCTGTTAAATCTCCGAGAAGTTGCCGCACGAATTGGGGCTGGAGCTGGGGTCGAGGAATCAGACAGGATGGCTGCAGAATCTGCCTTCATCGACACCATTAGCAAGAATTCAGGGCTTCCCATGATCAATATGCAATGGGTTGATTCATTCGACGAAGAGTATGTGCCTTTGTCTTCCTTTAAAATGCCTTGAAATCTTAAAAACATTTGTATCTCCATCGACTCCCAACTCTCCCTTCATTGTTTTAATTTGATATTTCAAAATTCAGTTGCCAATATATCTGAAATTAATGCTTCAACCACACAAACAACTACGGCAACGGATTTGTTGATAAAGTACCTTTGTGTTATGTAACTAACAGTGTAAGAACTGACGCCCAGAAGAACATCCCTAAGCCAAGGGGCAATAAACGTACTCTAGCCCCAACCAGTAGAAAGCAGAGTACATGAAACCTGATTGCCAATCCACCTGACAGTTCtgtcaaaaaaggaaaaaaaatacaggCCCCCACCACTAGTGAATAGTGATTCTGCCATCACTTGGGAAGGGAGAAAGTAAATGCCCCATCGCCCTAGTTTTGGAAACTACCAATGGTAGGTACTTATATGGGCCATTTACAATTTTGTCCGAATTTTTATCTCAACTGCATATTTGCCCTTGTCTTTTCAACTTTGTATACCATGCCCCTGTTGGTTTGTACCATTGCCCCTCAGGGGCAGATCTAGGGGGTGGGCCGGTTGGGCCCCGGCCCACTCTAAGATTTGTCCCAAGCACTCATATCTCCAGGTTTTCTCTAATCCGTCCTTATTTATTACTCATAGAAATTAGCTGCTAATTATTTTCTTATGTACAACAATTGACAAGATGAAAAGCAagaaattatattttttatgagATTAAATTAACTTATTCACTAATATATCTAAAAATTTCTTCTACTGGATTGGACCACCCTAACTAGAAatcctagatccgccactgTCGCCCCTACTTCGATTACAAACAGGAGCAATGGTCAACCTTTGGTATCCCAAAATAGACAGTAACCCATAGCTTGAAAAATAAGGACGAACTCACACTTATGCCTCAATGTACAGCAAGTCATTTACATCAATCATTTTTACATTGTATATAATGATCTGCATATTTCAGTTTATATACAGGTGTCCCTAAGAGGGAGCATCTAGTTTGAGTAATAGTACATTTCTACCTAATCTACAACTGTCCTTTATCCTGAGTACAGTGAAACACATTACCAGGAAGGTAAAAATAGTTTTGATTGGTTTTAGAAATTTTTGATAAATAAAACATTCATAACAATAGTTTAACAATTGAAAGATGAAACTGAAACCTTCATTATGTTCTTCTCAATTTAAAGTTATAATCGTAATATCATAATTTTGAATGTGGGTTTGCTTGTTATTAAGATTTTATATGaaataaaaatctaaaaattgaaataaaaaataaaattccaTTTCTAATTATGTTAACTGTTTGCCTCCTGAAATTTGTACACTTGTAATCTTATTACTATTTCTGTGGGCCAATAATCAATGGGCTCACAGATTCTACTATCCTATTGATCCATTATATATGTCTAGGAGGtcacttgaagattgcttctgTGTTTTTAATCATCTATTTAACTTCTGGGTAAACTTCAATATAGTTTTAGTTCGCTAATCTACTTAGTGTTAGAAATTGACATTTTTTGCTACTTTTGATTAATCTTTATTGCAATTATTTGAACTCCCGTTTTTAGAGGTTCTCCATTCTTGAATGATTACAAAGGTGGGAgaaaatactgtatgatttgcATGAGTAAGAACGTCAACCATAAATAATCATTACATCTAGATCTAAAACACGTTGATCTAAAAGTATGAGATATAGATGCATACCGAGCATGTAGTTCACTGAACTTGAGGATGACATGATAGTAGCGCAGTGGCAGCAGCCCTCCCTTCATCTCAGTGCACCTTTAGATCGGATTAAGAATGTTGGAGTCGGGTTTGACCTCTCAAAATCTTTGTTTGTATGAGGGGCCGACCTCTCCATTGAATATTGCATTGGGTAATAGGGGACCGACTAGGGTTGGTTTCTGGGCCAATCAGGACGCGATTTGAGCCTAATGGGACTCTTAACCTCGGGCTTATTATTAGCCTCGAGGTTAATCGAACAAATACCCATCCTAGGAAATTATTGGGGTTCTTAAtatatgttattatttttttttctcgaacgcgtAGGAGAACTGCgtcattatattaagaagaaaaaaaggggaATTTTCCCCCCAAAAAGTTACATATGAGAAGGGGctgtaacccccccccccctaaaaaAACAACTAAACTGATTTGTCTTTCGAAGAGAAAATACTAGACCAGGACTAGACCAAAATCTAATTGTCTCTAGGCGTCAGGGCGAGGAGAAAGGAAATTCCTCTAGCCCCGGCCAAGGACCACTGCTGCAGATCTTCAAAGGTGGTCGAGATGATGTTCGAGATACTAGGAGAAGCACCATCGAACACACATCGATTGCGGTGATTCCTTAAATTCCAAGCTCCTAGGATTATGATGGAGTTCAAGCATTAAGGACTTGACCAGACACCCTGCCACTTGTATTCACCCACCATTCATCAAAGTTTTCATCCTCAAGGTTTGGAGCCAGCTCTTGTAGACCAAATATTTGCAAAATATAGAACCACATCTGGCGAGCAAAGACACAAGAGACTAAAAGATGGTCAATTGTTTCCTGAGCTTGGTCACAAAGTGGGCAAGCAGCAGGATGTTGTAACCCTTTTCTTGCCAACCGGTCTCCTGTCCAGCATCTTTTGTGTGCAGCTGCCCACAAGAAAAACTTGCACTTGCTAGGGGCCCAACTTCGCCATATTCTCTCCCATGGACCAAACTGAATAGCTCCAATGAAAAGAGCTTCATATGCCGATTTTGAGGTGTACTGGCCAGTATTGGAGAATTGCCAAATATGTGTATCTTCAACATCTGGTTGCAGCTCAACATTTGAAAGCATCTCCCATAGATAAATGTATTCAATTAGGATCTGTACTGTGAGTGCGCCTCTTATGTCAGAAACCCATGCTCTATTATTGAGAGAATCAAACACCTTTCTTTCCTTGCTCTAGAAGCCACTGCTCTAAATAGATTAGGAAAGGAATTTTGTAGACTTTGACCACCAAGCCATCTGTCAGTCCAGAAACAAGTATTCTTGCCATTGCCCACTTCTAAAATGATGGCAGCTGCAAAGAAGGCTTTAACTTGCGGTGAGGAGTGGACAGGAAAGAAGGCCCATTGTTTTCTAGGTTCAGTCTTTTGAAGCCACAACCACCTTAGTCGCAGGGCCCATCCCAATTTCTGTAAATCAGAGATTCCTAAACCTCCAAAGTCATGTGGTCGAGTGACTTTGGGCCAAGCAATTAAACAATGACCACCCCTTGTATCTTTTCTGCCTCTCCACAAAAAGCCCCTTCTAGTTTTATCGATGGCCTGCAATGTCCCAGTTGGGAGATCCAGGACAAGCACAAGATAGATTATGGAAGTGAGCACATACTGCACTAAAACACTTCTACCAGCTTTTGTCAGTAGGTCCGAACCCTGgccaccgggtccggctcgcccttgtccaccacgtcaggtccttgggcccccagcggttctgggttcccactgggtcgaggctcctccggacccccttgcccggggtccggaccttcagacagaggagtgcctgccggacccccatatccgtggtccggctcaccatccttggctagggggccctggtgtccccctggcgagcttgctccgtcctctcggccactagcaccatgctgaccgcctctgcagacgcagcaagatacaaaaacaacgtctcacctggctctggagccaccaatactggcagtgaggtgaggtgctgcttcagttcctggaaggcttgttcagcctcttcagtccaagagaatggaccggacctcctcaatagcttgaagagggggagggccctctcatgATCCTGCGCTCTTTGTCCACACTTCCTCTTGTGGTCGTACTCTTCTCCTcctttatgttgatgacatgatcATCACTGGAGATGACTCTGAGTATATTGCCTTTGTGAAGGCACATCTCAGTGAGCAGTTTCTTATGTCTGATCTAGGTCCCCTTCGTTACTTTCTTGGGATTGAGGTTTTTTCCAAACCTCAAGGTTTCTACCTGTCCCAAGAAAAGTACATTCAGGATcttcttgatcgtgcttctctcACTGACCACCGTACTATAGAGACTCCTATGGAACTTAATGTTTATCTTCGTGCCACTGATGGGGAGCCCCTTACAGATCCCACTCGTTATCGTCATCTTGTTGGGAGTCTTGTTTATCTTGGCGTTACTCGTCCTGACATCTCATATGCTGTCCATATCCTGAGTCAGTTTGTTTCTGCTCCCACTCATATCCACTATAGTCATCTTCTTCGTGTTCTGCGTTATCTTCGTGGGACTATATCTCGTCGCTTGTTCTTTCCTCGCTCCAGCTCTTTACGGCTTCATGCATATTCTGATGCTACTTGGGCTAGTGATTCCACTGATCGTCGATCTCTTTCTGCTTATTGTGTTTTCCTTGGTGATTCTCTCATTGCTTGGAAGACTAAGAAGCAGTCGTCGATCTCTTTCTGCTTATTGTGTTTTCCTTGGCGGTTCTCTCATTGCTTGGAAGACTAAGAAGCAGGTTGCAGTTTCTCATTCGAGTGCAGAGGCTGAGTTGCGAGCTATGGCTCTTGTGACAGCAGAGGTTACTTGGCTGCAGTGGCTACTTGAGGATTTTGGTGTTTCTGTTTCTGGGCCGACTCCTGTTTTGTACGACAGTACAGGTGCTATTAGCATTGCTCGTGATCCGGTGAAGCATGAGCTCACTAAGCATATTGGTGTTGATACTTCTTATACACGAGTACAGGTACAGGATGATGTTATTGCTCTTCAGTATGTGCCTTCAGAGCTTCAGTTGGCAGATTTCTTTACTAAGGCACAAACCAGAGTTCAGCACATGTTTTATCTCTCCAAACTCAGTGTCATTGATCCACCTTGAGTTTGAGGGGGGGtgttagatgtatatgtatCTTTTGTAGTTTCCCCGTTATATAAggggttttgtgcatatttcCTAATACCTGTGCATGTATATATTCGTGCCTAGAGCCCTCGTAATGAATACAAGTGCTATTCATAACACAATCGGCTAGCAAGTCTATTTGCTAGGAGCTTTGTGATGAGCTTTGCGAAAGAATGGACCAAACTGATTGGCCTGAAATCTCTGATGCTAGCAGCATCATCCTTCTTTGGAAGGAGAGTGATGTAAACAGAGTTAAGCAACTCAAAATTGCATAGCTTGCTACTCCAAAATTGCATAATATCTCTGATGATATTATTGTTTGATA
This genomic interval from Panicum virgatum strain AP13 chromosome 8K, P.virgatum_v5, whole genome shotgun sequence contains the following:
- the LOC120644050 gene encoding disease resistance protein RGA5-like, whose protein sequence is MEVQMSSSSLGAMGSLLGKLCSLLVSPEDQLPEPLQLQKDKLKLLKQDLEEINKFLVNLSWMEAPNMMVRHWMNEVRDLSYDIEDYIDKMHSDPNTDEVSSSGVDELSSLVNKAKDAHERHNRYDLGRWASDPRVVVDGQGWIPRLNGEATELVGIGDSKAQLIKQLNIDVEQRIVVSIYGPVGVGKTTLAKEVYRQIGGQFQCRAFVRASKMPDTRRLLRSMIFQVQRHQRPPQGLTVQDLIDHLRKLLQQKRYLIVIDGLWETTSWDIVSSAFPEDTHCSRVLVTTDIQDVALECCDYQSDGIFTMEPLSRNDTRELLFNRAFGSNHECSEQLKEVSEEIIKKCRGFSLATLCIARVLASKPDNSELWHHIKESLSCDIRNNLTSEDMLRGIIHLSYNSLPHHLKTCLLYFHMFPEGYMFLKTDLLKQWTAEGFISAADGKATSKIAESYFDELVYRGFIQPNRINFSDEVMFYTVHSTIFEVIRCESMEGNFITVIDYSEISTKLSAKVRRLSIRFSNAKYATKPEGITLAPVRSLFFYGLVECLPSITEFESLRVLNLEVWGAHGDELDLSGIDRLFQLRYLWVSTNVTVKLPTMMKALQYLETLEIYAKVTTVPTDIVNLATLQHLCLYGDINLPDGIAYLRSLRTLQSFDLSSNSEDNVRSLGELKNLHQLHLTCSGAPSDRLKRKLMALVSSLGKLGNLNSLVLAPGASCTSIYSDCSNSVSCVPVSLQILEMLPPICIFSRLPEWFGQLRNLRILKVLVADLLGDDIDVIIGLQELTNLSLYVRKPTRESIVFKSATFPVLKYFKFRCGVLHLAFQAKAMPNLQKLKLEFNAHRGDQYSGMLAGIEHLLNLREVAARIGAGAGVEESDRMAAESAFIDTISKNSGLPMINMQWVDSFDEEISQFSDLQASTSHLDGIVIDDPGKTLDVFPEASPYLKQNPTATVDIIDLEADFSLRTTAGVGEEWISFHMPTAAVSEELSTAFQLISPYDCYSWRKYGLKKKVKAGVSENQQSYFKCGFPDCPVKKKVEISLDGQTTEIMYKGSHNHAKPQNTRRNSSAAAQLLQDSGAEASDHTFAGLSGVTVAGLENPSASVGNVVGMRSPHSSGLDEHEKDSKRLRKNSDGEGISLAGRRTVLEPRVVVQATSDVDIIDDGFRWRMYGRKKLQRNPNPRSYFRCAMAGCPMRKRVERASHDLRVVVTTYTGKHNHDAPARGPSSLDLPPPAVANQSSGGAGQQQYAHGFSSGGSVGVSSASAQGADGGSFEVSTPDAVELDRANTTNWGQGGAQNEDMFFPGRVHSL